In a genomic window of Oncorhynchus masou masou isolate Uvic2021 chromosome 4, UVic_Omas_1.1, whole genome shotgun sequence:
- the LOC135521234 gene encoding uncharacterized protein LOC135521234, translating to MCDVERMFHQFHLKIEDQDYLRFLWWENGYLESQPSVYRMKVHLFGAASSPGCANYGLKHLAAEGRGSFSEKSIQFIERNFYVDDGLTSVSSEAEAAQLVKEARELCSIGKLRLHKFISNGKEVIATIPKEESAEGAKDLDMALGEPHMERALGVLWCVASDEFQFRVVVKERPLTRRGVLSTVASVYDPLGFVAPFVLAGKQILQRMCRDKIDWDDTLPDDLRSQWEFWLQGLQNLSEVRIQRSHLPSSFKEVQSYELHHFSDASTSGYGECSYLRTISTAGEVHCSLFMGKSRVAPSKVTTIPQLELSAAVVAVRTSDMLKKELEIQGLQEYFWTDSKVVLGYINKEARRFHVFVANRIQRIKQSTDPEHWRYVTSEENPADHASRGLTSEQLMASNLFTGPDFLWHEKLPKGQVKGEEFSDNDPELKSLVHDTQAKEERSLLDHLHKFSDWARVVKAIARLKRRVKEAIGLKLRSSEATSIEERREAELTIIKMIQEAAFSHEIHNLRHQKDIKTKDKASKLHKLSPFLDEQGILRVGGRLAYATLHSHVKKPADPFHRNHR from the coding sequence ATGTGTGATGTAGAGCGCATGTTCCACCAGTTTCATTTGAAAATAGAAGACCAAGATTACCTACGGTTCCTTTGGTGGGAGAACGGATATCTAGAGTCTCAACCCTCAGTGTATCGTATGAAGGTCCACTTGTTTGGCGCAGCTTCATCTCCTGGTTGCGCCAACTATGGTCTCAAACATCTTGCTGCCGAAGGACGAGGAAGCTTCAGCGAGAAGTCTATCCAGTTCATAGAAAGGAACTTTTATGTTGATGATGGGTTGACGAGCGTATCGTCTGAAGCTGAAGCGGCCCAGCTGGTGAAAGAAGCAAGAGAGCTTTGCAGCATCGGCAAACTTCGGTTGCACAAGTTTATCTCTAACGGCAAGGAAGTTATAGCCACAATTCCCAAGGAAGAAAGTGCCGAGGGTGCCAAAGACCTGGATATGGCTCTGGGTGAACCACACATGGAGAGAGCGcttggtgtactgtggtgtgtcGCATCAGATGAGTTCCAGTTTAGAGTAGTTGTCAAGGAACGCCCACTCACAAGAAGAGGAGtgttgtctacagtagcctcTGTATATGATCCGCTTGGGTTTGTGGCACCCTTTGTCCTGGCAGGGAAGCAGATCTTGCAGAGGATGTGTCGTGACAAAATCGACTGGGATGACACCCTTCCAGATGACCTACGTTCCCAGTGGGAATTCTGGCTCCAAGGTCTACAAAACTTGTCTGAAGTAAGGATCCAACGAAGCCACTTGCCATCAAGTTTCAAGGAGGTGCAGAGTTATGAGCTCCATCACTTCTCTGACGCTAGTACCTCAGGTTATGGAGAGTGCTCATACCTCAGAACAATCAGCACCGCAGGAGAAGTTCATTGCTCCCTATTTATGGGAAAGTCGAGAGTCGCCCCCTCCAAGGTTACGACCATACCACAACTGGAACTTTCAGCAGCGGTGGTAGCTGTTCGAACAAGTGACATGCTCAAAAAGGAGCTAGAGATACAAGGCCTACAGGAATACTTCTGGACAGACTCAAAGGTAGTTCTTGGCTACATCAACAAGGAAGCCAGAAGATTCCACGTCTTTGTAGCTAACCGTATTCAACGCATTAAGCAAAGCACAGATCCCGAACATTGGAGATATGTGACCTCTGAAGAGAATCCTGCGGATCATGCTTCCAGAGGTCTCACATCAGAACAGCTCATGGCTTCCAACTTGTTCACAGGTCCAGACTTTCTTTGGCATGAAAAACTTCCCAAAGGACAAGTCAAGGGGGAAGAGTTCTCAGACAATGATCCAGAGCTGAAATCCCTGGTCCATGATACCCAAGCAAAGGAAGAAAGATCATTACTAGATCACCTTCATAAGTTCTCAGACTGGGCAAGAGTGGTAAAAGCTATTGCCAGGCTCAAACGACGTGTCAAGGAAGCCATAGGCTTAAAATTGAGGTCCAGTGAAGCTACAAGCatagaagaaaggagagaggcagagctcACCATTATAAAGATGATTCAAGAAGCAGCCTTCTCCCATGAGATACACAACCTTAGGCACCAGAAAGACATCAAGACCAAAGATAAAGCAAGCAAGTTGCATAAATTGAGTCCATTTCTGGATGAGCAAGGTATCCTCAGGGTGGGAGGTCGCTTGGCTTATGCAACTCTTCATTCCCATGTGAAGAAACCTGCAGACCCCTTTCACAGAAATCACCGGTGA